The genomic interval CCGAAGAACGCGGAGAGCCACGGCGCGACCGGCGTGCGCGTCGGCCCCGATGACGACCTCGACGCCGCGCTCGGCGACGCGCTCGGCGAGTCCGGCCCGACGGTCGTGGACGTTCTCGTCCACGACAACTAGCGAACCAAACGTTTATTTGCTGTCACTGTGACGGCTTATCCGATGTATGGAGCGGGGCGAACGGACGTGGAATTCGAGGGCGTCCTCGAACGCCTGAAGGAGGAGGGGAGTTCCCTCCTCGTCGTCGGAGACGTCCCCGGAGAGGCGTACGCCCGCGCGTCCCGCCGAATGTTCGGCGACGACGACCACGCCCCCAGACAGCGCGTGCTCGTCGTCGGCGGCGGCGCGCGCACCACGCTCCCGTCCCGCGTCCGAGAGCCGCGACGACGCGACAGCGACACCGTCATCACGCACGGCACGAACGCCCGGCGCGCCGTCGCGGACGCGGGCGTCACGCCCGATATCACGCCGCGCGCGCACGTCGCCGCTGGCGACACGAACGTGCTCGGTCGTGCGGTGCTCGAAACCATCGCGTCGCTCGACGGCGAGTTCGCGCCGGGCGAACTCCGCCTCGGCGTGGATACCCTTCAGACGCTTCTCGACACCGCCGGCGAGTTCCCGACGTTCCGCACCGTGG from Salarchaeum japonicum carries:
- a CDS encoding DUF7504 family protein; its protein translation is MYGAGRTDVEFEGVLERLKEEGSSLLVVGDVPGEAYARASRRMFGDDDHAPRQRVLVVGGGARTTLPSRVREPRRRDSDTVITHGTNARRAVADAGVTPDITPRAHVAAGDTNVLGRAVLETIASLDGEFAPGELRLGVDTLQTLLDTAGEFPTFRTVDLLSERVRRERGMAHFRLPKPRSDQHVRLLEPLFDAVVELRVTDGVEQRWSLRDEDVVSEWVSLDA